In a genomic window of Helianthus annuus cultivar XRQ/B chromosome 10, HanXRQr2.0-SUNRISE, whole genome shotgun sequence:
- the LOC110882893 gene encoding uncharacterized protein LOC110882893, whose protein sequence is MSDFNESFNALCLAVPRIRQVLTNIGFGRWARAHCPGNRYHYMTSNSAESINSLSRFSRKMPIMQFIEFFRESIQKWFYDRRLQGMRESHSLTQWAQKKILKKIEGSRTWTVAGIQLPGVWKVSGLPCGQVIAVSRFFGEPDCSHYAFSCYSNEVYKKTYEESINLLPHRSEWVIPEGLGSFGPYSVKKS, encoded by the exons ATGTCTGACTTTAACGAGTCATTCAATGCTTTGTGTCTTGCCGTTCCTAGAATACGCCAGGTTTTAACAAATATTGGGTTTGGTAGATGGGCAAGAGCTCATTGTCCTGGCAATCGATACCACTATATGACATCTAATAGTGCGGAGTCTATTAACTCTTTGTCTAGATTCTCGCGTAAGATGCCGATAATGCAATTTATCGAATTCTTCCGCGAGTCTATACAAAAATGGTTTTATGACCGTCGACTGCAGGGCATGCGGGAGAGTCATTCACTGACTCAGTGGGCACAGaagaaaattttaaagaaaattgaagGGTCTAGAACCTGGACTGTTGCAGGCATCCAG TTGCCGGGTGTCTGGAAAGTTTCTGGTCTACCTTGTGGGCAAGTGATTGCTGTTTCAAGATTTTTTGGTGAACCTGACTGCAGTCATTATGCATTCTCGTGTTATTCAAACGAAGTATACAAAAAAACGTATGAAGAATCGATTAATCTTCTGCCTCATAGGTCTGAATGGGTGATACCAGAAGGCCTTGGCAGT TTTGGTCCTTACTCAGTTAAGAAATCTTAA